In Candidatus Delongbacteria bacterium, one genomic interval encodes:
- the rsfS gene encoding ribosome silencing factor, which translates to MKSIYLARRLARMAWAKKAEDIVLLDVRGLSDVSDFLVICTGSVGLHVRAITDFVVDQARELGERVYITEKDSDEWMIADFVTVAFHCFQPAKREYYDLERLWRDGIRMPVDEETGTAMSLKDAQDQAEARRKTADAPGKKRSAQG; encoded by the coding sequence TTGAAGAGTATCTATCTGGCCCGTCGCCTTGCGCGCATGGCCTGGGCCAAGAAAGCGGAAGACATTGTGCTGCTGGACGTGCGCGGCCTGTCCGATGTCTCCGATTTTCTGGTGATCTGCACCGGCAGCGTGGGTCTGCACGTGCGCGCGATCACCGATTTCGTGGTGGATCAGGCCCGCGAACTGGGCGAGCGCGTTTACATCACCGAGAAGGACTCGGACGAGTGGATGATCGCCGACTTCGTCACGGTGGCCTTCCATTGTTTCCAGCCCGCGAAGCGGGAGTATTACGATCTGGAACGCCTCTGGCGGGACGGCATCCGCATGCCTGTGGATGAGGAAACCGGTACGGCGATGAGCCTGAAGGATGCCCAGGACCAGGCGGAGGCGCGTCGCAAGACGGCCGATGCTCCCGGCAAGAAGAGGAGTGCCCAGGGGTGA
- a CDS encoding sugar kinase, which yields MSKSILVVGSTALDSVETVAGRVDDALGGSAFFFSAAASLLAPVGLVGVVGGDFPRDEINFLAERGVNLDGLETVPGGLTFRWGGRYHENMNDRTTLFTDLNVFESFDPHIPHDQRSAPVLFLANIQPTLQLNVLDQMIGPELVVTDTMNLWINLARPELLEVVRRTGIFIVNDEEARMLTGETSPLRGAQALQAMGPHTVIVKKGEHGALMVGPEGRLFSMPAWPLADITDPTGAGDTFAGGFVGSLAHDGAWGWSQLCRAMAWGSAMASFCVQDFSVNRLRTLDLAQARERFEGFRALTTIPA from the coding sequence GTGAGCAAGAGCATTTTGGTGGTGGGATCGACGGCCCTCGACTCGGTGGAGACCGTGGCCGGTCGGGTGGACGACGCGCTGGGTGGCAGCGCCTTTTTCTTTTCGGCGGCCGCCAGCCTGCTGGCACCCGTGGGACTGGTGGGCGTGGTCGGAGGGGACTTCCCCCGCGACGAAATCAACTTTCTGGCCGAGCGCGGTGTGAACCTGGACGGGCTCGAAACGGTGCCCGGCGGGCTCACCTTCCGCTGGGGCGGACGCTACCACGAGAACATGAATGATCGCACCACCCTCTTCACCGACCTGAATGTCTTCGAGAGCTTTGACCCGCACATTCCCCACGACCAGCGCAGCGCTCCGGTGCTGTTTCTGGCCAATATCCAGCCCACCTTGCAGCTGAACGTGCTGGATCAGATGATCGGACCGGAGCTGGTCGTGACCGACACGATGAATCTCTGGATCAACCTGGCGCGTCCGGAGCTGCTGGAAGTGGTGCGCCGCACGGGCATCTTCATCGTCAACGACGAGGAAGCCCGCATGCTCACCGGCGAAACCTCGCCTCTGCGCGGGGCACAGGCCCTGCAGGCGATGGGGCCGCATACCGTGATCGTCAAGAAGGGCGAGCATGGAGCCCTGATGGTGGGCCCCGAAGGCCGGCTGTTCTCGATGCCCGCCTGGCCGCTGGCCGACATCACCGACCCCACGGGTGCCGGCGATACCTTCGCCGGCGGTTTCGTGGGCAGCCTGGCCCACGATGGTGCCTGGGGCTGGAGCCAGCTTTGCCGGGCGATGGCCTGGGGCAGCGCGATGGCCAGCTTCTGCGTCCAGGACTTCTCGGTGAATCGTCTGCGTACCCTGGACCTTGCCCAGGCCCGCGAGCGCTTCGAGGGCTTCAGGGCTCTCACCACCATTCCTGCCTGA
- the mtnA gene encoding S-methyl-5-thioribose-1-phosphate isomerase, whose protein sequence is MPSSPVPLLGLSPLEWRDARIWLVDQSSLPGTLQELPISDCERLVQAIQRLEIRGAPALGLAGAWGVALACHQALPQRAFKAEVRHWAARLRAARPTAVNLVWAVDRVMARLDQEADGTCWPALAVEEAGRIQAEDRQACHDLCTHALDWIVDGCWLTICNAGPLATSGIGTAQGALLRAHAEGRRIEVLACETRPLLQGARLTTWEMQRANVPCRLITDSMAAAAMRQLEVKGVIVGADRIAANGDTANKVGSYSLALAARFHQIPFLVAAPESSRDPQCPQGIDIPIEERDPAEVRGFACHGWDPVRWAPGDVACWNPAFDVIPAELITAIITEKGATRPTSHRGAGHPHKD, encoded by the coding sequence ATGCCCTCATCCCCCGTGCCTCTGCTGGGGCTGTCTCCGCTTGAATGGCGTGACGCCCGCATCTGGCTGGTGGATCAGTCCTCCCTGCCCGGCACCCTGCAGGAACTCCCGATCAGCGACTGCGAACGCCTGGTGCAGGCGATCCAGCGCCTGGAGATCCGGGGTGCTCCGGCTCTTGGTCTGGCGGGCGCCTGGGGAGTCGCGTTGGCCTGTCATCAGGCCTTGCCACAACGTGCATTCAAAGCGGAGGTCAGGCACTGGGCCGCCCGTTTGCGGGCCGCACGCCCCACGGCGGTCAACCTGGTCTGGGCCGTCGATCGCGTCATGGCCCGACTGGACCAGGAAGCCGATGGAACCTGCTGGCCCGCTCTGGCAGTAGAAGAGGCCGGCCGCATCCAGGCAGAAGACCGACAGGCCTGTCATGATCTCTGCACGCATGCGCTGGACTGGATTGTGGATGGATGCTGGCTGACGATCTGCAATGCCGGGCCTCTGGCCACCAGCGGCATCGGCACGGCGCAAGGAGCCCTGCTGAGGGCCCACGCCGAAGGACGCCGGATCGAGGTGCTGGCCTGCGAGACCCGTCCGCTGTTGCAGGGAGCGCGGTTGACCACCTGGGAAATGCAGCGGGCAAACGTGCCCTGCCGCCTGATCACCGACAGCATGGCCGCGGCGGCCATGCGCCAACTGGAGGTCAAGGGAGTGATCGTGGGAGCTGACAGGATCGCCGCCAACGGGGATACTGCCAACAAGGTGGGAAGCTACAGTCTTGCCCTTGCCGCCAGATTCCACCAAATTCCGTTCCTCGTTGCAGCGCCCGAAAGCAGCCGCGATCCGCAGTGTCCGCAGGGAATCGACATCCCGATCGAAGAACGCGATCCCGCCGAGGTGCGGGGCTTTGCCTGTCATGGCTGGGATCCGGTTCGCTGGGCCCCCGGGGACGTCGCCTGCTGGAATCCGGCATTCGATGTGATTCCCGCTGAACTGATCACCGCCATCATCACTGAAAAAGGTGCCACCCGGCCAACCTCTCACCGGGGTGCCGGACATCCCCACAAGGACTGA
- the uppS gene encoding di-trans,poly-cis-decaprenylcistransferase: protein MDGNGRWAKSRGLQRVAGHREGVNSVRELVEVAGELGIGYLTLYTFSSENWERPKAEVSALMNLLLNTIRKEVNRLHASNVQVRALGFLEHLPSGPRQGLTEAIEKTRDNTGLVLSLALSYGSRQEIAHAINRIIADGHKQVDEALISRYLFTADLPDPDLLIRTGGEYRLSNFLLWQLAYTEIYVCDRPWPEFRRQQFMDALKVYGNRERRFGRTSEQLQT from the coding sequence ATGGATGGCAACGGCCGCTGGGCGAAGTCCCGGGGGCTGCAACGGGTTGCGGGTCATCGGGAAGGTGTCAACTCGGTGCGCGAGCTGGTGGAAGTGGCGGGCGAGCTGGGCATTGGCTATCTCACCCTGTATACATTCAGCTCGGAAAACTGGGAACGCCCCAAGGCCGAAGTCTCCGCCCTGATGAACCTGCTGCTGAACACCATCCGCAAGGAGGTCAACCGCCTGCACGCCAGCAATGTGCAGGTGCGCGCCCTGGGGTTTCTGGAACACCTGCCCTCCGGGCCCCGCCAGGGGCTGACCGAGGCCATCGAGAAAACCCGCGACAATACGGGTCTGGTGCTGAGCCTGGCCCTTTCCTATGGCTCACGTCAGGAGATTGCCCACGCCATCAACCGGATCATCGCCGACGGCCACAAGCAGGTCGATGAAGCGCTGATTTCCCGCTACCTCTTCACGGCCGACCTGCCCGATCCGGACCTGCTGATCCGCACGGGAGGCGAGTACCGTCTCTCCAATTTTCTGCTCTGGCAACTGGCGTACACCGAAATCTACGTGTGTGACCGTCCCTGGCCCGAGTTCCGCCGTCAGCAGTTCATGGATGCGCTGAAGGTCTACGGCAACCGCGAACGGCGCTTCGGCAGGACTTCCGAACAGCTTCAGACATGA